In Nocardioides nitrophenolicus, the genomic window CAGCCACCTCGGCCTGGTCGCCGGCCCGAAGGCCGCCGAGGTCAGCTGGCCGCTGCTCGACGCGTTCCTCGATGAGGTCGCTCCAGCCTCATCGGCCACACTTGACGCGTAGTTCTGTCACTTGTCGGGCGTTGCAACGCCCGACAAGTGCAGGAATCGCCGGTCGACCGGCGATTCCTGCACCCCACGCCGAGCGGTCAGTGCCCGCCGTGAGCACCCGCCGGGGTGTCGGCCTTGGCCGGCAGCAGCAGCGACATCGCGATCACCACGACACCGATCACCGCACCCGCGAAGAACGCCCACTGCAGGCCGCCCATGAACGCGTCGGCCGGTGAGCTCCCGGACTCGGCGAGGCTCTCGCTGCGGTTGGTCATGATCACGACCAGCAGCGCGGTGCCGATGGCGCCGGCGACCTGCTGGAGCGTGCCGAGCAGCGAGCTGCCGTGGGAGTACAGCTGCGGCGCAAGGTCGCCCAGGCCGATGGTGAAGACCGGCGTGAAGATGGTGGCCAGGCTCGCCATCAGCGCGACGTGGAGCGCGACCAGCAGGACGTAGGGCGTGTCGACGCCGATCCGGCTCAGCGCGAACAGCAGCGCCACCATCGCGACCGAGCCCGGGATCACCAGCGGGCGGGCGCCGATCCGGTCGAACACCTTGCCGACCTGCGGGCCGAGCAGGCCCATTGCCAGGCCACCGGGCATGACCAGCAGGCCGGTCTGCAGCTCGCTGAGCCCGCGCAGGTTCTGGAAGTAGAGCGGCAGCAGGAGCATCGAGCCGAGGAAGGCCATGAAGCCGGCCGACATCAGGATCAGCGAGACCGTGAAGTTGCGGACCTTGAGCGTGCGCAGGTCCATCAGCGGCCGGTCCGAGCGCTGCAGGTGGAGCTGGTAGAGCGCGAAGGCCGCGATCAGCACGACGCCGCCGGCGATGAGCAGCGCGGGCTCGGGCCAGTCGGCGTTGCCGACCTTGCTCAGCCCGAAGACGAAGGTGCTGAAGCCGCCGGCCGCGAGCACCACGCTGAGCCAGCTGATCGGGCTGCGGTTGGTCTCGCCGACGTTCTCGAGCTGGCGCAGGCCGACGTAGCCGACCAGGACGGCGATGGGGAGCACCACCGCGAAGATCAGCCGCCACGAGCCGAAGTGCAGCAGGATGCCGGACACCGCCGGGCCCAGCGCCGGGGCGCAGGACATGGCGAGCGTGACCTGACCCATCACCCGGCCCCGGTCCTCGGCGGCGACCACCGTCATCAGGGTCGTCATCAGCAGCGGCATCATCACGGCGGTGCCGCCCGCCTGGACCACCCGGCCGACGAGCAGCACGCCGAAGGTCGGGGCCACCGCCGCGACCAGGGTGCCGACGCTGAAGGTGATCATCGCGGTGGCGTACGCCGTGCGCGTGGTCACCCGCTGGAGGAACCAGCCGGTCACCGGGATGACCGCGGCCATGGTCAGCATGAACACGGTCAGGGACCACTGGGCGGTGGTCTCGGTGATGCGGAAGTCCTCCATCAGCCGAGGGACCGCGTTGACCAGGGTGGTCTCGTTGAGGATCACGACGAAGGTCGCCGCGACCAGCAGCTTGATGACGAGCGGAGTCCGTCCCGGGGTCGCCGGGGCGCTCGTGAACTCCTGCTCGAACGCGGCGATGTCGCCGGTCTCAGCGGGTCCGGAGGGCGCAGTCATGACAGGTCCTATCGGTTGGGTGGCAGGGGCTGGCGGTGGCCGACCCTGGGACGCCGGGTGGCTCGGGCTGGCCGTCGCTTCATTCGTACGACGAACCAGCCGTCCCCGATTCGACACGGCGGACCGAGGAAGTTCATCGGCCCGCCCCATCGGGCGCTGACAGGAGTCAATCGTCCAGCACCGACAGTCATTCCCGCCAATGGTTAAAAGGGGTCACCAACCCGAGCCCCGCCATGGCGCCCGCCTCAGCCTGCAGCCCGCCTCAGCGCGTGAAGACGATCTTCCCGAACACGTCGCCGCTGGCCATCGCGGCGAAGCCGTCGCGCGCCTCGGTCATCGGCAGCACCCGGTCGATGACGGGCCGCACGCCGGTGCTGTCGAGCAGGTTGACCAGCGCGGCCAGCTCGCCGCGGGTGCCCATGGTGGAGCCGACGACGCTGAGCTGGAGGAAGAAGATCCGGGTCAGCTCGGCGTCGTCGAGGTTCGGGCCCGAGGTCGTACCGGAGATCACGATCCGGCCGCCCGGACGCAGCGCGCGGATGGAGTGCGACCAGGTCGCGCGACCGACCGTCTCCATCACCGCGTCCACCTTCTCGGGCAGCCGGGCTCCCGACTCGAACACCTCGTGGGCGCCCAGCTCGAGCGCCTTGGCCCGCTTCGCCTCGTCGCGCGAGGTCGCGAGCACCCGCAGCCCACCGGCCCGGCCGAGCGCGATCAGCGCGGTCGCGACGCCACCGCCGGCGCCCTGCACCAGCACCGTGTCGCCGGCCTTGAGCCCGCCCTGCGTGAACAGCATCCGGTACGCCGTCAGCCACGCCGTCGGCAGGCAGGCGGCCTCCTCGAAGGACAGCGAGGCGGGCTTCGGCACCACATTGCGCCGCGGCACGATCACCTGGTCGGCCAGGGTCCCCTGGTGGCGCTCGGAGAGCAGTGAGCGGCGCGGATCGAAGGTCTCGTCGCCGGTCCAGTCCGGGTCGGAGACGACGGCGTGGACGACGACCTCGTTGCCGTCCTCGTCGTAGCCCGCCGCGTCGCAGCCGAGGATCATCGGCAGCGCCTCGGCCTTGAGTCCCACTCCGCGCAGCGACCACAGGTCGTGGTGGTTGAGCGAGGCGGCCTTCACGGTGACGGTGGTCCAGCCCTCGGGGGCGACCGGGTCGGGGCGCTCGCCCAGCACGAGGCCGGTCAGCGGGTCGTCGGCGGAGCTGGCGAAGGAGTCGGCGTAGACAGCGAACATGGTGCCGACGCTATCGGGGGATCAGACCCGCGCGACACCGTCTCGTCGTGCGGCCTCGGCCACAGCGGCGGCGACCGCCGGCCCGACCCGCGGGTCGAACGGCGACGGGATGACCAGGTCCTCCGCGAGGTCGTCGCCCACGAGCGCGGCGAGCGCGTCGGCCGCGGCGACCTTCATGCCCTCGGTGATCGCGCTGGCGTGCACGTCGAAGGCGCCCCGGAAGATGCCCGGGAAGGCCAGCACGTTGTTGATCTGGTTGGGGAAGTCGGAGCGCCCGGTCGCGACGACCCGCGCGTGGCGGTGCGCGACTTCGGGGTGCACCTCGGGGTTGGGGTTGGCCATCGCGAAGATGATCGCGTCGTCGGCCATGGTGGCGACGACCTCCTCGGGCACCGTGCCGCCGGAGACGCCGATGTAGACGTCGGCGCCATCGAACGCCTCGGCGAGGCTGCCGCGGCGACCGCACTGGTCGGCGGTGAGCTCGGCGAGCGCCTTCTTCGACGGCGTCAGGTCGGTGCGGTCGGAGCTGACCACGCCCTTGCGGTCGGTGACCGCGATGTCCTTGACGCCCGCGGCGAGCAGGATCTTGGCGATCGCCACGCCGGCTGCGCCCGCCCCGGAGATGACCACGCGGGTCGACTCGGCGTTGCGGCCGGTGAGCTTGAGGGCGTTGACCAGGGCGGCCAGCGTGACGACGGCGGTGCCGTGCTGGTCGTCATGGAAGACCGGGATGTCGAGGGCCTCCTTGAGGCGGTCCTCGATCTCGAAGCAGCGCGGCGCCGAGATGTCCTCGAGGTTGATGCCGCCGAAGCTCGGCGCGAGCCGGACGACGGTCTCGATGATCTCCTCGACGTCGGTGGTGGCCAGGCAGATCGGCACGCCGTCGACGCCGCCGAACTGCTTGAACAGCACGGCCTTGCCCTCCATCACCGGCATCGCGGCGGCGGGGCCGATGTCGCCGAGGCCGAGCACGGCGGTGCCGTCGGTGACGATGGCGACGGTGTTGGGGACCCAGGTGTAGTGACGGGTCAGCGACGGGTCGGCCGCGATGGCCTCGCAGACCTCGGCGACGCCGGGGGTGTAGGCCAGCGACAGCTGGTCGCGGGTGCTGACATCGGCCGTGGGTACGGTCGCCATCTTCCCGCCGAGGTGCAGATCGAAGACCGGCTCACCCGCGCGCGGGTGGGGGGAAGGAACGTCAGCCACGGTCATCCATCCTTTCACACCGTCCGCGCGACACAGCGCGGTGTCCGCATGGGACAGGTCACAGCGGCCGGTTCACAGCAGCCGCGGCCGGGGCCACACCCGGCCGCGCACGACGCCCGCCACGTCCGCGTCCGGCACGGCACCCCGGTGCCGGGAGTCCACGCCGGCGTCCGGGTTGTCGCTGAGCAGCCACCAGCCGCTCCCCCGGCGCTCGGCCACGCGCTTGACGGCGAGGGTGCCGTCGGCGAAGCGTGCGACCACGATCCGGCCCGGTCGCACCCGGGCGCCGTACGACACCAGGAGCCGCTCGCCGGGCCGCAGCGTGGGCCGCATGGAGTCGCCGCGGACGACGGCGAGTCCCACGCGGGGCCGACCTCCCGTTGCCGCGCGATCCATGCCGAGTAGTGTCGCAGGCAGCATTTCCCTACCCGACTGACTCTCTGAGAGGACCGACATGTTCTCCCGTATCGCCGACTCGCTTCGCGCGGCCTTCGTGGCCCCCACCGTCGAGGTCTCCGCCCACTGCGACCTGCCCTGCGGCGTCTACGACCCGGCCCAGGCCCGGATCGAGGCCGAGTCGATCAAGGCCGTCATCGCCAAGGCGCTCGACAGCGACGACCCCGACTTCCGCACCCGCGCCATCCTGATCAAGGAGCAGCGCTCCGAGCTGGTCAAGCACCACCTCTGGGTGCTGTGGACCGACTACTTCAAGCCCCCGCACTTCGAGGCCTACCCGCAGCTCCACACCCTGGTCAACGAGGCCACCAAGCTCGCCGGCGCGACCGGCACCAAGGGCACCCTCGACCCGGCCAAGGCCGACGAGCTGCTGGCGAAGATCGACGAGATCGCCGAGATCTTCTGGGCGACGAAGAAGGGCTGATCCAGAAGGACTAGTCATTCCGGGCCAGAGGGCCCAGAGCTCACGGGCCGCACGTCCATTTGACGTGCGGCTTCGTGATTTCGGCCCCATGGGAGGACGAGGTCCCTTAGCGT contains:
- the sodX gene encoding nickel-type superoxide dismutase maturation protease, giving the protein MLPATLLGMDRAATGGRPRVGLAVVRGDSMRPTLRPGERLLVSYGARVRPGRIVVARFADGTLAVKRVAERRGSGWWLLSDNPDAGVDSRHRGAVPDADVAGVVRGRVWPRPRLL
- the sodN gene encoding superoxide dismutase, Ni: MFSRIADSLRAAFVAPTVEVSAHCDLPCGVYDPAQARIEAESIKAVIAKALDSDDPDFRTRAILIKEQRSELVKHHLWVLWTDYFKPPHFEAYPQLHTLVNEATKLAGATGTKGTLDPAKADELLAKIDEIAEIFWATKKG
- a CDS encoding MDR family MFS transporter, whose amino-acid sequence is MTAPSGPAETGDIAAFEQEFTSAPATPGRTPLVIKLLVAATFVVILNETTLVNAVPRLMEDFRITETTAQWSLTVFMLTMAAVIPVTGWFLQRVTTRTAYATAMITFSVGTLVAAVAPTFGVLLVGRVVQAGGTAVMMPLLMTTLMTVVAAEDRGRVMGQVTLAMSCAPALGPAVSGILLHFGSWRLIFAVVLPIAVLVGYVGLRQLENVGETNRSPISWLSVVLAAGGFSTFVFGLSKVGNADWPEPALLIAGGVVLIAAFALYQLHLQRSDRPLMDLRTLKVRNFTVSLILMSAGFMAFLGSMLLLPLYFQNLRGLSELQTGLLVMPGGLAMGLLGPQVGKVFDRIGARPLVIPGSVAMVALLFALSRIGVDTPYVLLVALHVALMASLATIFTPVFTIGLGDLAPQLYSHGSSLLGTLQQVAGAIGTALLVVIMTNRSESLAESGSSPADAFMGGLQWAFFAGAVIGVVVIAMSLLLPAKADTPAGAHGGH
- a CDS encoding zinc-binding dehydrogenase, which codes for MFAVYADSFASSADDPLTGLVLGERPDPVAPEGWTTVTVKAASLNHHDLWSLRGVGLKAEALPMILGCDAAGYDEDGNEVVVHAVVSDPDWTGDETFDPRRSLLSERHQGTLADQVIVPRRNVVPKPASLSFEEAACLPTAWLTAYRMLFTQGGLKAGDTVLVQGAGGGVATALIALGRAGGLRVLATSRDEAKRAKALELGAHEVFESGARLPEKVDAVMETVGRATWSHSIRALRPGGRIVISGTTSGPNLDDAELTRIFFLQLSVVGSTMGTRGELAALVNLLDSTGVRPVIDRVLPMTEARDGFAAMASGDVFGKIVFTR
- a CDS encoding NAD(P)-dependent malic enzyme, translating into MATVPTADVSTRDQLSLAYTPGVAEVCEAIAADPSLTRHYTWVPNTVAIVTDGTAVLGLGDIGPAAAMPVMEGKAVLFKQFGGVDGVPICLATTDVEEIIETVVRLAPSFGGINLEDISAPRCFEIEDRLKEALDIPVFHDDQHGTAVVTLAALVNALKLTGRNAESTRVVISGAGAAGVAIAKILLAAGVKDIAVTDRKGVVSSDRTDLTPSKKALAELTADQCGRRGSLAEAFDGADVYIGVSGGTVPEEVVATMADDAIIFAMANPNPEVHPEVAHRHARVVATGRSDFPNQINNVLAFPGIFRGAFDVHASAITEGMKVAAADALAALVGDDLAEDLVIPSPFDPRVGPAVAAAVAEAARRDGVARV